The Hippoglossus hippoglossus isolate fHipHip1 chromosome 16, fHipHip1.pri, whole genome shotgun sequence genomic sequence ttttctgttgttgctatacattttaaataatataagtCTTATTTTTGGGGAAGAAACCATCTGAGGTATTGGTTTGTGCAGATTAGGCTCTTGTCATCATAATTTTGACCTCATAGCAGAGGCTGCGATGCATCTCTTTCCATGTCCTTCAGCCAAGCCCTCTTGTAGTGATAGTAAAACACTATGCCAATAAAGGACAGGCACAAGTGGAAAAGCAAACATCATTACTTATACATTGGTCCCCTCAAGCCTTCAATAGAGCACAGGGATGTTTCCCAAAGTATCACATTGATGtggacattcacacacatgcacaaacatcagtgtagcttcatttaattaaaaacatgtcattgtGGAATGAATATTTAACCTCTTGCACCTGCTGGATTAGACTGGGAGGACAAAGACTATACACTGTGCCACTGGGTCATTGTGTGGTCATGAAATCTGATCCACCTGTCCCCCACTAGGCTTTATGAAATTACTCTGCATGACAACTTCTGCAAGTCAGAATACACCTCTCTTCTGTAAACAGCGATAATAAAGCATTACAAAGACTCAGATTCATTATTTCTTACCAAATACGCATACCTGCTTAAATGCCAAGTGTTCAAGATGGattaaaatgacaatttatCTAGGTCACTCTGCATTACTTAATCTACTATAACCAGCACCTGGTGTGTACCCACACCGCTGGGGGTGGCTGCACTGATGCCAGCAGCTATATTAATCACACTAAGAGCATCTAAATGACAAACGCATGAAATTGTAGCCTCGCTGGCAGTCTGACCACGCTTACACTGGCTCAAGCAAGTCACAAATTGACTTTACAGGAGAAGGCAAAGCTGATCACTCCCGGCCTGACACACCAATTATGACCTCTATTTGACTCAGTCAATATTACTGCTGGTTTCTTTTTGCTACCAAATCCACAGTTATCAAAGAACGATGTCTGTGGTTTGCTCAAGCATGACTAAATATATTATTTGCCTTGGTTCTACCACCACCAACAATTAAAAACTCAAGTATATCAAATATTATTACAGCCATGGAATCACCAAGTTAAGTACGATCCAAgcttcaaaaaaacatttttttatttttttttcaaatgcagaTGTACCCAGAGGAGAACATTGTGTAATTCATGACTCTCGGGAGGGACTGTTTTGCTGGTTTTCCCATGTGGTGTGCTTCATCTGGAGTACCCATGAGCATTtgcttattctttttttttatgattaaacACATGCTGGCACAGAGATGAAGCATGAGGCTATTACTGGCATGACGCATGCAAGTGGGGTCATCAGGTTGGGGGAAGCCTTTTGCTGTAGAAAAGCACTTTCTAATTTCCCTGGAGAGCTATGACAACACCACTGTTACGAAGCCTACCTGCTTTATGTAAACTGCCGTCCTTGCAAAAACATCCACAAGCTCCGGGTGCTGCCGGCTCTCCTGATTACCATGGCCCAGACTGAAATTAGTATTGTTTCCCCATGTGTATACTTCAGTTGGGTCTGTAGTTAAGGAGAAAACACAGTCACAACACTGCTTCCACCTGAAGATAGACTTAAACCACTCCCATTAAAAGAGATTTTCAACCATGTACGTTCGTATTTTAGTTGCTTTGTTTGTAGGCAAAATTACACCCAAACTcctggacagattaccacggGACTTGGAGAAAAGATGCTGTATTTGTCAGGGAAACGCCACAtaaattttgatgcagatccaggatttattttacGCTATTTAAGATTGCAAGATAGTTACttatgtttatgtatgtatttttttacattttcgttaatttctcaaagaataatctatagatcttgatgggaaaaagaTATGTTTCggggacagatatttatgattgtgtgaaatgtgatgcagattcaaataatAATCCAGATTTAGTGAAATACATGTagtttcataagaggactgttgggcaCTCTATAGAGTGTCATtctaattaaaacacaaatcataATGGCAGGAAAGACACGTGATATAGCACAGGGAGAAATAAATCCCATACATGTACAGGTGTGAAATGCATGATTAAACAGAATGAATCACGAGCCTTTTGACTCTTCACTAAAACAAACTCAAAAGAAGAATCAGTTTCATCATCAGGTGTAATATTCATTTATGACAATGTCAACTTTTCTTACCAGTGTTTTTGAACACAACATGTGTTGGTCGGTCCTTCATCGTCAAGTCCAGGACAGAGAAACCCTCCTTGTCCTGGGTGGACAGAAGTCCACCATGCTGAAACACAACATCTGGGTCAAGTTtctgaaaatgacttttaaCTGACTTTGCTTGTATAAAAAACTGGGGTAACACTTCCGATGtgttaaaaataacacattggAAGGAAATTTGTCTCATGATATTGGACAAATTTCACTTATGTAATAAATGGGACCTTTTCACGACCCTGTTAATAATGCTATTAAACACCTTTACTGACTGTAGACAGGACATTTCTTGAAGGATCTACCTTGAACAAATACCTTGACTAGCGATATGAGACAGTGGATCTGTCCATAGAAGGCGCTGCGATGCAGAGCGGTCCAGCCTGATTCCTTATCCTTCAACATCAGGTCAGCACTCTTAGTCTCCAGGAGCCACTCTAGCACGGCCTTCTTTCCCACTGAGGCCGCCATGTGCAGGGCTGTGCGGCCAAAGTCATCCCGCAGGGTGGCCACATTCTGGCAGTGTGAAGACAAGAATCCCCGCAGCGGCCCTTCGGAGCGACACGTCAGTGCCGCTACCACATCCTCTGCGTGCTGCAGTGAGCGGCATTTGGGGGTGCAGTTCTGCAGTGCAAGACTCATCCTGACCCTCACTGATTCTTCACAGTGACCTCTCCTCCCTTATGTTTTACAAAAGTCTTTCTCACAGCCAACCACCAACAAATAAACCCAATGAAAAATTGCAAACTATAGCTGCTCTCCAAGAGGCTAAAGGTAcatagacaaaaaaaatgtatcaataagAGGTCGAGATGGCTTGGAGTGCTAGAATTGTGCTTGTGTTGAGGTTCCACCGCACCCTAGCGACCCCAGAGCGACTTGTTTCAGTCCACCATTTCGACCAAGAATTGAACACAAACTAAAGTGCTTGTAGCATACAATGGCATTACGaattcaataaatacaaaaattcTTCTGAGTTTTATACAAAATTGTACATTTGAGTGTTTGCAAAAATAGATTTTCCTCAACTGATTTACAAAAGGCAACGAATCTTTTCAACAAACCCTCTGACCTTCCTGTCCAGCAGTCCAACCATCAAACTTGAGGGGAAAGGGCCCCTTTCCCCTCAAACTCTCACTTTCCCTTTCAAAACTCCATAATTGTAGAGTGCACCTGAAGAGGAAACATTGGAGAATTagcaatgaaaaaaacatataaaaactaaatatattcaCTATTTGTTCTCATGCAAAACTGCCAGTTTGGCCTAATTTCAGTGTTACGTAGCTCAGATCAGGTGAGTTGCCATGTTTGCCAGACGTTTATTTGGCAACGGTTTGCAAATCAATTAAAAGATTAGGATTATTGGTCTAAACGTAATTATCTTAAACATATTTGACTCCCCTAATAGTCAGAATATGGATATATTTTTGTAAACagtcattattaatattaaaaatgttgacTTAACAGCAGGATTGTTTCACAGGCTGATTTATCCAAGAAATATAAGCGTGTTAGTTATCTGTGTTAGCTTCTTTTCTGTTCAAACCCTCATGGAGATCTGGGTAAAACAATTAAGCCGTTCAGCCACTGTGACACAAAATAAGCGTTAGTTCATTATGGTCTGGAAGGTAATGCTATGTGGCTAGCATGCTAAACAGCTGTACCAAAGCAGGACAACGTTACACGTCGAGCAAGGAAAGAATGTGTTATGCATGTCCAAGCCTGTCCGCAGACTCTTCACCCAACGTGGgcaaatgtaaatatagaaaGCTTCAGGTTTGAACATTCAGCAAAGTGTTGCTAGCCAGGGTTAGCTAATTCTCGACTAGCAGCTATCTTAACTGGCACATCATCCCAAGCTAGCGTTAGCATTCTGGAAATTAGCGCCGTGTCGTGTTTCTTACCTTTCGCTagataaagagagaagaagacatggAGAGAGTTGCATCAACGACGTATATCCACGGTGTCATTACTACAAACAGAGGCCAATTCCCCACTGGTGCAGATTGTGACAGGACTGACGCCTTCAACTCTGCAGGTTGGGTACGAAAACCCTCACTAGTGTCGCGACTTCTGATTGGTCAGGGCTTGTACATACCACTATCCTATTGGCCGGTTTTGTGGGGTAATTGTAGGCGGACCGCTGTTGCTGAATCTGTGACGTAACCTACAGTCTATGGATGTAAcaccatttttattttatttttggatttataaaaataattataaaaatgtttttagaagacaacatgatgaaaaaaaaaattaagatattaaaatcaaacttatttACACATTGGGAATTCATCTTCAATGATACAAAAAGAAAGTTCCTGCATCATTTAAGGTTTATGTTACACCTCATGTCTCAAGTGATAATGCTGTTCTCtcttaaataaacatattttttatcatGCTCAAtttttctgtactttttttCACTAAGATGCCAATAAGAGAAGAGACTAGgtttaaaagttgttttatccaatattttatttttgaatcaAATTAACAGGTATAATGGCATTGATTGGACATTCAAGAttaatttttaacattttgagattatcttaaaagctgctttaaaataaatagtgGACAAGCAAGACAAAATCCTGGTTGGCTGTTTTTAACAGGGGATTATTGATGTGATATTCCACACCAAACGTTTTGAGCAGCCCACACTCAAGGTGTCATGAAAGACGGATGTTAAAACTTCTGTAGATCCTCCACAAGAACATCATGTCGGCTACATCAATTTTGTGTCATACTCTTTCAGTGCAGTATCACTTTCAGCCTCAATCCAGGTGTCATGGAATTACACAGATGATTCTCACATTGACCCTGGCTAAGAATAGGAAAGGGTCAAGGCAGGGTGAAGCTAAGGTTACACTGGGATCCACACAGGGGCTTCCAAATATGACATATTGATGAGCATGCCGTCACTCACTGTTCAAGCTTGAACACATCCacagtttgtttcttcttctgagCTGTATAATTCTGCATAATCCAGCAGACAATGCTGTCATCACAAGGCCACCACTCAAATCTTTTCTCAGAAGGAGACATGGAGATCAtctgaaagaaataaagtaaTCAGACTATTCCATTGTTCAATGAAATCATGttacatgtgtttatttcatcattatcTCTGTAGGGGACCAGGttgtttactgcagctttaaaaaatcAATTTTACATTATGCATGGAGGGCAAACGTCTCACACTGATAAGACCGAGGAGTTGCTGAAGTTTTATCTGCACCAGAAACACTCTGATCAATTAGATAAAGCTTCGTCCTATCCCACGGTGCAAAACCTGCAGAGATAAAAGCAAAAAGAATGGGTTCATTAATATTTatacttatattttattaactCATTGTGTATACTTTTATGGTGTAGGTAATTATTGTTTTCAATATACTGCATATGCAGTGCATCCTTCTGTACTGTACAATCGGGATCATCCACCACTATGATTTTAGTATTTTTGCACaattctttaaattatttgttcagtttttttaatctatgTGAGTATAGTGAGAGCTATGTAAAATCACAGTCAAGTATTGTATATGTGTACAAATACTTGGCCAATAAGGCTGATTCTGATGTGGataaaaaaggtgaaataatTCATTCCTACTTGTTAACCTTTCCAAGAACTCATTGAGGTGAGTGGATCCAAGTTTGAGGGATACATCTTGATGATGTCCAcccacacattttcaaaatcacaTATGAAAAAGTATATTCCTGAAAAATATTCCTGTATTTCAACTGACTAGTAAAAGGATAAttacctttaaaaaatgttttaactatTGTTGGAAATTTAAATctttcttaaaaagaaaatctgagcCAGACATTTTCAGCCAAACTATCACAGCCTATGGCAACAATTTACCAACTGCCCCccacttttaatttttttatatttccatttttgaAGCACtttaatgttataaaaacatttagtaTAGAAGTAATAATAGAAGTAAtaattcaagattcaagagggTTCAAGATTATATAACCCCCATGTAGGAAGTGTGGCTTTTCTACATAAATAGTTGGCTAGTAGTTGTAAAGATATAATCAGTGGATCAAACgttttaatgtgatttatttaacagtttcctTTTTGGCCTCTCAGTTTCAGGCTACTTGTGTTTTTCCCTAAGAATATAAATTTATCACATTTAGTGTTGAACTGGGATAATTTTCAGATCTAATAAAAGGCCTATTGATCAAACTGCTTCACCCACAGGaatcccccctttttttttttgcattgccCAACATGAGGAGTCACTTCCCCACCAAGTATCCCTGAAGATATTCTGTTCCAAGAACTTGTAAATAACTTCGTGTTCGCTCATGATGTAGTATGAGCTTCTGAAACTGAGAAGCGCTCTTTTGTAAAGCGTCTGATCAGATGATATGTATTTTACTGCATAGTGTAATGTGTTGAGAGGCTGGGTGAAACGTCACTGGAGCTCCCTCAGGGGCCACCAGAGGTCCCAGGGCCCCGAGTCACCGTGTGCTCCCATACTCCAAGTCCTTTTAAGAAAGACTAGTCCCGATGGATGTTTGACAACTAAGCTAAGatgaatattttctttcaaaaacacGTGTCATGATGAATGGAAAATTTCAGTGAGACTCAGTGAGAAACTTGTGTGCGCTCAGTGCTCCCCCCTCTTTCTGCGGCGCGATGGTATGCTCCCTGTTACCGCCGCTGTGTTTGGTCTCTCCAGGCTCACACAGACATGGAGAGACGTAGGCTGCTGGTCCGTGTGTAACAAAAGGCACCTTTGGGAGACGGGGAGCATTGTCCGTGTCGGAAACAGAAGTCATCTGCAGCGGACCTGGTAGTTTAACCTTGGCTGGAGAAATATCTTGTAGCGGCTGTATTCTTAAAGAAACCCGGAGGTGAGGAAAAGGGACGAAGGGGATCCTAAAAGTTTGCGTGCTCCGTCCTCACCACCTTCATCCTCGTGGAAATGTAGACGTAGCCCGAGGCAAGAATGGTGTGGGGGTAGTTCTATGGAGTCCGTGCTGCGATCGGGTGCAAGTTTTCGGAGGGAGAAAAAGTGGCAGACAGATTTTTGGAAAACTTTCCCCTGCGGAAGAACAAGGCGGCGACTGGGCTGGATCTTTACGCACCGCTCTGCGCACACAGATTTGTAAGAATCCAAAGATGCGCCCGTTGAGCACGTCGCGGGGATGTAACCGAGGAGGAGCGCACAAGTCCGGTATGATGCATTTACTTGTCCTCCTCGCACTCACACTGTCCTGTCACTGCTGTCCGGACAGATGCTTGTGCTCCTCACAAACTGTGAAATGCCAAAACCAGGACTTGGACGCGATTCCTAGTTCCTTTCCCACTAATACCAAAATTCTTTTTGTGACGGGAAACAACATCTCCGACATCAGTATGGACTCTTTCCCCAGCGGTCTGGACATGTTAACAGACCTCTATCTCAGTGGGAATGAGCTGGAGTCAGTGGGTGCTATGGTGTTTGACAACTTGCCAAACCTTGTGCGACTGGACCtgagcaacaacaacatccagAGTTTCAGTGAAAGAGCTTTACCTGTTGAGAATAACCTGGAGGTCCTGAACCTCAGCAGGTCTTTTCACAATCATTCCTCCATGGATGCGGTCATGAGTGTCCTGCAGAGTGGGAATCTCCTCATGCTCAAAGTCTTGGACCTGTCCAACAATGACCTTGTGATTCTTCCGGACGACACATTCAGCAGCCTCTCCAACCTGGTCAACATCAGCCTGCAGAACAGCTCCATCATCTCCGTCCTGAACGGGACCCTGAAGGTGCCCCCACTGCGTGACCTTGACCTGAGAGACAACAGCCTGAGGGTTCTGCCAACCACCACCCTGGCAGAGTTCAGCCTGAAGCCTGATCTGAGCCTCTGGCTGGCGGGGAACCCCTGGCGCTGCGACTGCTTCATTGAGGAGATGTTGCTGTGGTTGAAAAACTCCACTCAGGTAATGGACGTGCAGAACCTCACCTGCGCCGACCCTGAGGCCCTGAGGCACCAGCCACTCCTTCAGGTAGAGCTGTCGCAGCTGAAATGTTTGGGCGAGATGGAGGGTGTGCTGGAGACTTCTTATGTTTTCTTGGGGTTGGTGCTAGCACTGATCGGCGTCATATTCCTGCTGGTGCTCTACCTGAACAGAAAGGGCATCAAGCGTTGGATTTACAACATCCGGGATGCTTGTAGGGACCATATGGAGGGGTACCATTACAGGTATGAGATAAACTCTGACCCACGTTTGGCCAACCTGAGCATCAATTCAGATGTGTGATCCAGGATGGGACAGTGTCTGGGACCCCGCAGTGAGATATGAAATGACATAAAATCTTAAGATCTGCATGAAAGtcttcctccccttctcctTTCCCCCTCATGATGCTATTCAGATTTTACATCTGCCATCTAACTTATCTCACAACCTCCATCCAGCCACTGCCGCATGTCCTCTACAAGTACAAGGAAGCTGTGACATTTACTGCGTCTCTTCTGCGTAACATTGCATGGACAATGAATCATGACAAAGTTCTTTTTTTGGGAGAGTTGCGAAACATCACAAGGACAAACGGATGGAGTACATTGACTTTTAAGTGAAGTAATACctggcaaaaacacacactgctggtcATCGCATCCCTCTCATTATGCCTCTGCTGCGGAGAAATGCTATGCTGCTTGTTTATAAGTTTGCTCTTTTAATATGTGAATTTGTGATATAgagtatgacttttttttttgaatgattATAGTGCACATTGCATAGTTTTTTGGATTTAGTAGGTGGATGTGATTGCTCTCTTTTTTCCTGTGAAGATATTCAGCTAAATAAAACGCCTCTGGATTGATGGGACACATCTCGACTGAGGGCCTTTAATTTTAAGACTAAGGAATGTGATTcggagaccacacacacacacacacacacacacacacacacacacacacacacacacacacaaccttatacttctgtcttagtgaggaaACTCATTGCCATagtgcattccctagccccttaccctaactttaaccatcacaactaaatgcctaaccttTAAACCAAGtctttaaaacctttaaacagTCCATTgaaagtgaggactggccaaaatgtcctcactttccaaaatgtCCTAACTCTATAAATTCTAaactcaaaatggtcctcacaaagatataagtacaagtacatacATACACTCATTCCTGAGGTTGTGCCAAAGCCATCATGAACCATATGACAACTACTAAATCTTACCCAGGTTGTCAACAAgttcatcagtgtgtgaaacGTCTTCACATCTGCCATTTTGCAGATGTTTCAACAGCTGctgcaacagaaaataaagtcaGACTGAGAAGTTAAATGAAGGACATGCTGTCTTAATTTAAATAAGTCGGTAGGTGATCATTGTAGCCAGCTGTTATCGCTTCTTGCTGCCAATCTGATAAGAACAAATCCTTGGCTGTGCAGGAAATTCCCTTAAAAATGTCTGTGAGCCGGTGAGCAGGCCTGACACGCTCCAGGAGACTCCTGTGAATATACTGTGAGCATTTCAAAGTACCCCAGCTACAAAAACCTGAAGAGATGGTACACGCGGTTTGGTGGCAGATGCAAATGAAGGCAAACTGAACCCAAGATTCTCTAGGGGCACACAGAGGTTTTATGGAAATGAGCTTAAGCGACTTTGCTTTTCATGTAAGCCTGTTTTAGGGGAACTTGCATCCTTGGAAAATAAAGTGTGCTCTATTAGTTTATACTCACTTGTCAAttgctattttttttatagCGGATGGTATGGATTAATAATTAATGAGTGGTATTTCTTTGAAGACCATGCATGTTGATGTCTAGCAGTCTAAATTAATGAAGTCTGCACACAGGAATGAGTGTGACCTCCCTTGGCCGTGCATCCAGAGATAACAATTTCCCTCACTCTgcatctctcgctctctcgcacatacacacaaacacaacacccCTAACAACTGGTCCCAGCAGCCTGCAGCTGCATGTAATATGTAGTACAACAGCATGGCTCATGccctgtttgtgtctcagcagcAGTGTGATCTTTCTTCATATCCAACCTTATCTTTGGATTTcaataagacattttttttttttcgccgTCAGAAGCTGCCATAATTCTGCCATAATCAGACACATTTCTGGATGTGTCTGATTGCGCTCAGAAAAGGGAAGCGATGTGTAACACCATCTGTTCTGGTCTGGTGCTCTGGCTGGTGTTAATGctccgtgtgcgtgtgcgtgtgtgtgtgtgtgtgtcctgacaaACACAGCAGTCGCGCAACCGCCTCTGCGGGCTGAAGCCGTGTCGTCACACCTTTTAGTTTCACACTTCCCGCCTGAAAAAATCTCCTTGTCTGCAAGACGTTTGTTCCAAAACAGCTTTGCCGGTCTCAGAGATAAGAAGGAAAGATGCGGAGTCGTCTGTAATACGCTGCACACCTAATAGGTTTATATTTCCCATTGGCTTTAATGTGTGTTGCTCAGGTTTTTATTCTGATGATCACAGCTTCATCTCTGGCCCTCTGATCTCTGAGGGCCAGAGATGAAGGTGTGATcatcagaataaaaatatagtGTATAGTATAGTAGTATAGTGAGTATATAGTGAGTTTGCAGGCTGGTCTCAGCTGGTCTAACAATCCTGAGTTAACAAGCTGTTAGTTACAAGTGCTTGTTCCCTGACTATGGATTTGTAATTGTTGCAGGTTGATTTTAAAAATGGATGGGCTcccttcacacattcacacacacacaaacacacacacaattcgCCAGGGGGAGGCTTCCTTACCTCTTTGTCCCGGGAGGGACATGCAGGTGCTGGCTGCTTCAACCTAATGTTTCCACAGAGACCATCAGTGAATAGTcatcttcctcacacacacacaaacgctctGCAGATTCATATTAATGATCACTTTTGCCCAGCCACGCCTCAAGCTGTGCATGGCAGAGAAAGTGTAATtacagtggagaaaaaaaacaagtgcgAGTGAGTGTTGGAagaggaataaaataaatgagagaAGAGAATGCTCTCTTTTTTCGACCACACCTTCTCTGGCTCACTCAGTGGCCCCTTTGTGCTTGTTAACACTCGTCTCTGAGCAGCTCCGACGTCTAAATAGCCGGTCATTGACTTATGATGTTGACGGTAGTCCGGAGAGGCAGCAGTGTGTCTGTAGCAGCTTCCTGGACCCCCTCGGCTGTTTGCCAGAGTCCTCACCTATACAGCTCATTCCACAGGAGCACAGcggatatttgtttttattactaaACACAGGCTTTGTTGCAGATACTGGGAGCTCTGGGATTCAGATAGTCAACaatgttttgtctctttccactgttttgttttatctgtcCCACTGAAGCCCGACTATTACTGACAGAGTACAGACGGATGCACTGTTTTTGTTGCGCAGATATGCCTCTTGTGTGAATGGCCCTTCACTTACAGGTTAAGAAGTGTGTTAATTATTTCTGGGAAGATAGATTTGACTCACTcaggcttttttaaaaactgaataatcAATAGTTTATTTTTGAACTGGATTTTACAGAATATTCATTAACTAGGGTTCACTGGAAATGTTCAGACTTTTAGAACTGTAGCTTAAAggtaggatttttttttttttctttcattttttcgAAACACTTATTTGTTGAAGTCCTCTTTACGTCCCAATAAAGTCTTCATCCTTGATGTATTTGTTGCATCTTTCGacagtgtagcctgctcttgcttgCATTTGCAGGATAACCAACCCCAGCTTTAATATAATACCTATGTACACATGTGGACATTGGAAGAGTTACAGCTCACTATAATCCCTTCTGAGATTCATTCAGTGTAAAAGACCAGGGTCAAAATCCACAGCCCACCTCTTCATCCACAATGTAATTGAAGTTCGATCAGATTTAATACGAGGGTTCAGCCGACCTAGTTGGATGAATCATGTGGTTATGTTGTAAAATTTCAGTCTTAATAATAAAGAATTTCATCTCTTCGTTATTTTCCTCCTGACCAAAATGATTTAACCTGCTATTGAAAAGAATTTTAAGATGCTGACTTTATTAGGCTGAAGACAGACAGCTGAAACCTTATCAGCTTCTGCCAGATCTAGGAAAGCTGCAGCCAATCATAGTACaatctttttttgtaaaatgaccTTAACTGCACTTGGGAGACTTTTGTTCCCTGTCTTTAACCTTTAAAGTCCGTGCCAGGACGTACCACCCGGAGGATAAGCGCTGCCTTCAGGATAAACTCAAGAAACAAAACCCCCTGCCTTTGCAGCCATTCCATAACCAGTGAGCTACTTGGACAGATATG encodes the following:
- the tpbgb gene encoding trophoblast glycoprotein b; protein product: MRPLSTSRGCNRGGAHKSGMMHLLVLLALTLSCHCCPDRCLCSSQTVKCQNQDLDAIPSSFPTNTKILFVTGNNISDISMDSFPSGLDMLTDLYLSGNELESVGAMVFDNLPNLVRLDLSNNNIQSFSERALPVENNLEVLNLSRSFHNHSSMDAVMSVLQSGNLLMLKVLDLSNNDLVILPDDTFSSLSNLVNISLQNSSIISVLNGTLKVPPLRDLDLRDNSLRVLPTTTLAEFSLKPDLSLWLAGNPWRCDCFIEEMLLWLKNSTQVMDVQNLTCADPEALRHQPLLQVELSQLKCLGEMEGVLETSYVFLGLVLALIGVIFLLVLYLNRKGIKRWIYNIRDACRDHMEGYHYRYEINSDPRLANLSINSDV